Sequence from the Sphingomonas koreensis genome:
ACGTCATCGAGCTCGAGGTCGAGGGGATCGGCGTGCTGCGCAACCGCATCGGTGAACGGCGGAGCTGAGCCCGGCGCCCTGCCCGCCGGTCAGAAAGGAACGGCGCCGTTTCGTTATGGTGCCAGGCCGACCGCCGGGCTGCCTTCGACCGGCTGGTCCGGACGCCGCTGCGCGTCGGCGCGCTGCGCCTTCCAGGCGCGGGGGTTCACGAACCAGATGCATGCGGCCGACACTGCCGGCAGGATCATGAACAGGATCAGCGCCGACTGATAGGATTGTCCCGCATCGTACATCCGGCCCATCACCCAGGGGCCGGTCGCCGAGCCGAGATTGGCCATCGCCGTGAGCAGCCCCGTCAGCAGCCCGAGATGCTGGGTGCCATAGGTGTGGCGCGAGATCACCGGGCCGTCGACCATCACGCTCGAATGGCCCATCGCGCGCACCACGATATAGGCGATCAGCACGATCGGGTTGCCCAGCGCGAACGACAGGATCGCGCAGGTGGTGAGCAGGAAGTAGAGCCCCGCCAGCCCGCGGTTGGAGCTGCGGTCGAGGATATTGCCCGCGAGCACGCGGCCAAAGATCGCGACGACGCCGATTGCGCTTACCGCCCACGCCCCATCGTCCTTGCTGAGGCCGGCATCGAGCAGCATCAGCACCTGATGCTGGGTCAGCGCCTGATCGACGATGGTGACCAGGAAGAAGGCGATCGACATCAGCCAAAAGCTCGATCCGCGCATCATCTTGCCGAAATATTCGCGCACGCCGACGCTCTCGCTGGCGTCGCTCGCGCTCGCGGCCTGCTCGGTGATCGGCACGCGCAGCATGCCATAG
This genomic interval carries:
- a CDS encoding MFS transporter, with the translated sequence MFQFDQAFRDEFSANWRVLAIAITALFFGFSAPAYALPFIYPEVIKEFGWTREQATLLATAKYLTGVISCLVFGRFLDIAGAWRALMVSIVFGGIALFGFAFVGGLASYYAVGVLLGIAGPGAMVSCFVLVGRTFRASQGTATGMVLLGTAIGGVVMPVVTVDLIQAFGWRTGMAALSAGIWLVAVPALIYGMLRVPITEQAASASDASESVGVREYFGKMMRGSSFWLMSIAFFLVTIVDQALTQHQVLMLLDAGLSKDDGAWAVSAIGVVAIFGRVLAGNILDRSSNRGLAGLYFLLTTCAILSFALGNPIVLIAYIVVRAMGHSSVMVDGPVISRHTYGTQHLGLLTGLLTAMANLGSATGPWVMGRMYDAGQSYQSALILFMILPAVSAACIWFVNPRAWKAQRADAQRRPDQPVEGSPAVGLAP